In Asterias rubens chromosome 15, eAstRub1.3, whole genome shotgun sequence, a genomic segment contains:
- the LOC117300057 gene encoding ficolin-2-like, with translation MECFYFKTFFVLTFFILNTKSQMDHVNDSGTPETSTSSENTEDNHRGAHTQYPMDGGSVVPPIGGSVTGMNHFVNTEAQPPGREQPPVEQRTEQAPEDKEPTDTGRFVCQPHITIHPPPASTNSGTCCNCSTIRDIISSELARFFDSCRQVQGRDNTERQLEQLHTAVSDLAVVLKAFQRPGAPLPASLAVLPKDCSEVQAKGATNSGVYVVQPLDFARSFRVYCDMETDGGGWTVFQRRQDGTVDFDRNFASYRRGFGDQEGEFWLGNDNLHRMTAQDEYELRVDLTDFEDESAFAVYDLFRVGDVTDNYRLTLGEYSGTAGDAMANHNNQPFTTKDRDNDNWGTKNCAKEYHSAWWHNSCYYASLNGDYLGGTTGIYGKGVLWYQWKGYYYSLKTSEMKFRMKN, from the exons ATGGAGTGTTTCTATTTCAAAACTTTCTTCGTGTTAACTTTTTTCATTCTCAACACTAAGTCCCAAATGGATCATGTGAATGACTCGGGTACACCAGAAACGTCGACTAGTAGTGAGAACACGGAGGACAACCACAGAGGAGCCCACACACAGTACCCCATGGATGGGGGTTCCGTGGTGCCTCCCATTGGTGGGTCCGTTACCGGAATGAATCATTTTGTGAACACCGAGGCTCAACCACCGGGCAGAGAACAACCGCCGGTGGAACAACGCACCGAGCAGGCTCCAGAAGACAAAGAGCCAACTGATACCGGTAGATTCGTCTGCCAGCCCCACATCACCATCCACCCACCTCCTGCTTCCACAAACTCAGGGACTTGCTGTAACTGCTCCACGATACGAGACATTATTTCCTCCGAATTGGCGAGATTTTTTGACAGTTGTCGTCAGGTGCAAGGGCGAGATAACACGGAGCGCCAGTTAGAGCAGCTTCACACTGCCGTCTCAGACCTTGCTGTGGTCTTGAAGGCGTTTCAGCGACCAGGAGCACCGTTGCCAG CAAGTTTAGCCGTTCTGCCCAAAGACTGTTCTGAGGTTCAAGCAAAGGGAGCAACGAACAGTGGAGTGTATGTTGTTCAACCCCTAGACTTCGCCAGGTCCTTCCGTgtctactgtgatatggagacagaCGGCGGTGGGTGGACG GTGTTTCAGCGCCGTCAAGACGGCACGGTTGACTTTGACCGTAACTTCGCCAGTTACCGCCGAGGTTTCGGCGACCAGGAGGGCGAGTTCTGGCTCGGCAATGACAACTTACACCGTATGACTGCACAGGACGAGTATGAACTACGTGTAGATCTTACGGATTTTGAGGACGAGTCGGCTTTCGCTGTCTATGATCTGTTTCGAGTTGGTGATGTTACTGATAACTATAGACTAACCCTAGGAGAGTATTCCGGAACTGCGG GTGACGCAATGGCCAACCACAACAACCAGCCCTTCACAACCAAGGACCGCGACAACGACAACTGGGGTACCAAGAACTGCGCCAAGGAATACCACAGTGCCTGGTGGCATAATAGCTGTTACTATGCCTCACTGAACGGGGACTACCTCGGAGGTACCACTGGAATCTATGGCAAAGGGGTATTGTGGTACCAATGGAAGGGCTATTATTACTCACTGAAGAcatctgaaatgaaatttaGGATGAAGAACTGA